The proteins below are encoded in one region of Synechococcales cyanobacterium T60_A2020_003:
- the rpsP gene encoding 30S ribosomal protein S16 has protein sequence MIKLRLKRFGKKREASYRIVAINSRDRREGRPLEELGFYNPRTDEVRLDRDGILRRLEQGAQPTDTVRDILVRENILPPLPHRKAFQAAAATAVAEAPAPAATAVAEAPTAEAPAEEEAAAEAEATES, from the coding sequence ATGATCAAGCTGCGACTGAAGCGGTTCGGAAAAAAACGGGAGGCAAGCTATCGGATTGTGGCTATCAATAGCCGCGATCGCCGTGAAGGTCGTCCTCTAGAGGAACTGGGATTCTACAACCCCAGAACAGATGAGGTGCGTCTGGATCGGGACGGCATTCTCCGACGCCTTGAGCAAGGTGCTCAACCCACGGACACCGTTCGTGACATCCTGGTTCGCGAAAACATCTTGCCGCCTCTCCCCCATCGCAAGGCATTTCAAGCGGCAGCAGCAACCGCTGTGGCAGAAGCCCCCGCACCCGCAGCAACAGCTGTGGCAGAAGCTCCGACAGCAGAGGCTCCAGCCGAAGAGGAAGCCGCTGCTGAAGCAGAAGCAACCGAAAGTTAG